Below is a window of Aerococcus viridans DNA.
ATACCACCGGTATTCGTAAGCCAATCGAATAACTTGAATGATTGATAATCCCATGAGCTTAGGCTTTCTCGGGGCATTAAGAATAGTCGCCAATATCTTTTATATTTGTTGTACAATCTATGGTCTGGAATTCTAAAGGCATTCATTACTTCAATACGTAACTTATTCAATTCTCGATTTAACGCTTGAACTAAGTGGAAGCGATCAATAATAATTTTGGCATTGGGAAATACCTCTCTAACGACTTCCATATAAGGCATGTACATGTCCATTGTAACTGTTTGAACTTTCTGACGAGTTTTCAACGGATAGGCAAAAAAGTAATCACGTAGCTTGAATTTTCTGCGATCTCCTAGCACATCTACAATACGTGAATCCGTATTATCTATAAAGACAAAGCTCATATTTCCTTCGGCATGCTTTACACCTTTGAATTCATCGAAAGCAATATGCTCAGGTAACGCATCGAAGATGCTAGGTTTAAGGTCTTTACCAGCACCATTAATTACCCGTTGAACTGTATGATCAGAAACGTTGCATGTCTCTGCGATATGTTTAAGTGTCAACGCATTGGTAGCAAAGTCTAATACCATCCGTTTAACGCGCTTAGAAATAAAACAGTTATCACCGACTATCTCTGATTTAGCAGTGAAGTAGCTATTACATTCTCTACAGTGATATCGTTGTTTTCGTAATTCAAGGTAGGCAGGTAACCCTGATATCTTTGTTAGCGTGATTCTTGATTTTTTAGATCCATTCTTAACGATACTATTTCCTTGTTTAGCGCAGCCGCAGGCTGGACAATACTGAGGATTTACATCTAACCTGCCGAAATAAATCAGTGACTTTACATTCTTAACTGTCATTTCTTCAACTTTATCTTCGAAAATTATATTTTCATCTTTCAATTGCAACGTGGTATTGATAAACTTATTCATACGGGGAATCTCCTATCTTATCATGGTTGTCGTTAACTTTATGATAATGGAGATTCTTCTTTTTTTGTAAAAAAAATAGAACCAATGACTTTCTTTAAAAAGTCATCAGTCCTATATATTGTAGAGCCATAAGCTTTCACAATAAGTCGTATGAAGCGGACTGTCATGTTGATACAGTCCGCTTTTTTCATTTACTTTGGCATATCTCTTAATTGTGGTGAATTAGGGGCAGCCACCAAAAAGGTATGATATTTAGCCTAAATCACTGCCTTGACTAGTAGACATATTATTTTCTCTGGTATATTAGATATGCTATAATGTATACAATAATTATGGGGAGTGATATCATGGAACAATCAACTAAAAAAGGTTTAATTGCTTTAGGTGCAATTGCTGCAATCGCAGGTATTGCCGCTGTCGCATTATATCAAGAAGATAAAAACTCAGTAGTCAGTGATTTCATCGATGATGCTGGTCGCCAATTACGCCATACAGGTCGTGACTTAGCTCGTCGTGCTAATGATGTATCATTTTTACCAAACC
It encodes the following:
- a CDS encoding arginyl-tRNA synthetase, with the protein product MEQSTKKGLIALGAIAAIAGIAAVALYQEDKNSVVSDFIDDAGRQLRHTGRDLARRANDVSFLPNRSLGDRVKDSAADAYDYAVGQAKSFTK
- a CDS encoding ISL3 family transposase, yielding MNKFINTTLQLKDENIIFEDKVEEMTVKNVKSLIYFGRLDVNPQYCPACGCAKQGNSIVKNGSKKSRITLTKISGLPAYLELRKQRYHCRECNSYFTAKSEIVGDNCFISKRVKRMVLDFATNALTLKHIAETCNVSDHTVQRVINGAGKDLKPSIFDALPEHIAFDEFKGVKHAEGNMSFVFIDNTDSRIVDVLGDRRKFKLRDYFFAYPLKTRQKVQTVTMDMYMPYMEVVREVFPNAKIIIDRFHLVQALNRELNKLRIEVMNAFRIPDHRLYNKYKRYWRLFLMPRESLSSWDYQSFKLFDWLTNTGGILDYLLDKNPLLKDTYNLIHNLRESLQENDSEAFKAQLAQSKLVNLPSGLRRVLRTFIKLQRYIGHTFKYKHLTNGRIEGLNNKIKVLKRIAYGYRNFQNFRTRILMTNKLYLNEIPVVQAA